The genomic stretch GTTCGGTGAAACTGAAGATGAAACAGGTATACATGGCGGCGACCATCAACGATGTCACCAGAAAGCCCAGTGTCCCGGCCACGCCCCAGCCATAGCTCCAGCCAAAGTACTCGCCGGAGATCACCAGCCCGACGGCGATGCCCCACAGGTGCAAGGTGCCCAAGGTGGGTTTGAGTTGCGTGTTCATTGTGCTGCTCCCTGAACAGTTTTGAATGTTTCAGGGCATTGCAGCGGCCATGCCAGCTTGGAAAAGGGTGTCGTAAAGGGCTGGAACTGTCGTCCGGGAGACAGTTTGCTGTTTGAGACCGTTATTTCGTGCACCAGGGGAGGGCGGTGGTGGCTACGCTGATGCTATCGCGAGCAAGCCCGCTGCCACATTTGGCCACATTCCAAAGGGTGTCTCTGGTCACTTGTGGGAGCCGGGCTTGCCCGTGACAGCGGCCTCAGCAGCCCCGAAAACCTCAAGTTCAACCCACTCTTTACGCCATCTTTACGCCCCCTCCACCCCCTCGCCATCGCTCCTTTACGCCCCTCCTGCGGACAATACCTCCACACGCGGCAGTCGCCGTATGACGGAGAAACTTCCATGAGTGTTCTGGACGGGGTGTCACTGCTATTGGCCGTGGCGCTGTTCATTTATCTGCTGGTTGCGCTGTTGCGCGCGGACCGGGGCTAGGAGCGGCTATGCACAGTTATGACTATTGGCTGATCATCGCCTTCTTCGCCGTGGTGCTGGTTCCGGCGCCGTTTCTGGGGCGCTTCTACTACAAGGTGATGGAAGGGCAGCGCACCTGGCTGACGCCGGTGTTCGGGCCGGTCGAGCGCGTCTGTTATCGCGTGGCCGGGGTTGATGCGCAGCAAGAGCAAAGTTGGCAGAAGTACACCCTGGCCCTGCTGGCCTTCAACCTTGCAGGTTTTTTGCTGTTGTTCGCGATCCT from Pseudomonas fluorescens encodes the following:
- the kdpF gene encoding K(+)-transporting ATPase subunit F produces the protein MSVLDGVSLLLAVALFIYLLVALLRADRG